The nucleotide window TTGCACAGGTTACTTTGGACAACCAGACGGTTGATAAATCCCTTAATGAATATTTCCATTCATCAGTAGGAGCAGGAAGAACAGATGTGGATTTAAAATATAAATATCTGTATCCGGGGCTTACCAATCCGGTTTCTGCAGGTATTGCAGCACAGCTGATCAATTATGGAAGCCCGTTCCTTGTGAAAGGATATATTCCAAAAGATCTGAAAGAATTTACACCGGCAATAGAAAAAGGAATCCTTATTTCTGAATCGGAATATGATAATCTGAAAGCTTTCTACACAGAAGTATACAGAAATACCCAGGCTGACCGTGCAGACTTTAATCAGGCAAGAGCTATTAAAGAATACGTTAAGCTGCTTAAGAAATATAATCCTACGATAAAATTCCTGGATAAAGGAGCGCTTTACGAGCTGCCAATGTCTTATGCTATCGGAATGAGCACAGGATTTGATCTTTCTGAAGAAGAATTGATGGCTAAGTATAAACTGAAAGGCTGGAAGAAGTCAAAAGTTGTTCCTAATGAAACAGTGAAAAACTATTTTTACCACTATAAAAACCTGGCAGACAGAATGCTTGCGAACAGAAATAACCCAGCGGTAAAAATCCAGCAGAACGGACAGACTTTCTACTGGCTTAATGAATACTTTACTCCGTCAAGAATGCCTACAGAACAGCCGGAATATACAAAACATTAAGATTTTTAAGTTAATCATATTAAAGCAGGAGTATTTACTTCTGCTTTTTTTGTGTTGTAAAATGAACCTCTCTGTTTTAATTTATAACAACCTTAAATTTTGTACCTTAAATTTAAACTTTCACCCTTATTATTTCTCTTGTATGTGTAAAATAAATATTTTTCTTGAAAACGGGATTTAACTTAAAATGCTTCATTGGTGGGAGTTATAGGGTAGGATTTAAATCTATTGTCGTAGAATTACGACAACAAATCGTAGAACTACTACAATTTCTCAGATTTATACTGAAAAGTTTTTTTTAGCGGAAAAGAGCCTCTATATTTGCTATACAATCACTGAATCACAAAATATTATTAACGATTAAAATTTACTAATCATGGCCGAAAGAAATTCAAGAGGAATCTTAAAATTCAATAATGGAGAAGGACAGAAACTGTTAAAAATGAATTACAGTGTATCAAGATCTACAGACGTATCAGGACGTGTAGCATCAGACCCTTCCAACGCTCTCATCAAGGTTACGGTAGAAGCTACTGAAAAATCAGATATCCTTGAAAGTTTATTAAATGGTAAATACAAGCCGACAGTAGGAGAAATCACATTCAATAAATCTCACGAAGAAGGAACACTGATCACTTTAAAATGGGAAAACGGATATGTAATTCAACATCAGGTAGACTTTGATGCTATTGACAGCAACAGTATGCTGATCAGCTTCGTAGTAAGTGCTGAAACTATCGACTACGGTACTTCGCAATATGCTGGTCTATGGCCGTCAAGCTAATATTACACACATTATCAACATTCATAAGAAAAAGACTGTCCCTATTAAAGGCGGTCTTTTTTTGCCTGAATAAAAAAACTTACACAAAGGATTTTATTCTACAACAGGCTTATATAATGTCTGTTACGTAAAATATTACTATCTTTAATACCAACACAAACACAAAGCATATGAAAACCGAATCAAAGACAAAGGGATCTTCTTTCCGCCCGTCACAAAATGCCGACGGAATATCCGAGAATCATCATACGGGCATCAACCGGCTGGTTAAATTGTCACTGGTTGTAGAAGGCAAAATTATTAAGTACTATAAACATTTCACTCTTAAACAAAAAGCGGGGCACCACCACGAATTCAATCTTATCCTTGCTCATGATGCGCTGGGAGACAGGCAAAGCCATACTCTTGAAGAAGCTAATAAATTTCTTGGAAAACGTCTCACGGCCGTTATGTCGTACAAAGATATTGAGAATAGCCCCGAAAGAAATTTTGTTGGGGTTATTACCAAAGTAGGATTCAGCCAGGAAAAGATGAGTCTTGGCAATATTGTGCTTTCAGGGTATAGTCCGACCATTTTGCTGGATGGAGCTCCACATATTCAGAGTTTTGGCGGTGGACAACCTGTTAATATGGGAATCATTGCAGAAGAAGTAATCAAACAGGGACTGGATAAAGAACGGTTTGATATAAGAGTGGATACCAATGATTATTCTCAGATTATTTACAGCAGCCAATATAACGAGACTCATTACAATTATCTGGCGAGAATGGCAGAAGCGTATGGAGAACAATTCTACTACGATGGTGAAGTATTGCATTTTGGAAAACTTCCACCTCAGAATAAACCTATAAAGCTAATGTATGGAAGCAATGCGGATAATATCAGAGTAGAGTTAAAAGCTGTTCATACAAAACCTCAATATTACGGATATAACAGCAGTAAAAACGAAAAACTGACTTCAGGTGAAACACCGGTCAGTCATTTGGGTGATCTGGCCCGTACGGCATATAGCCATAACGATAAAATATATAAAACTCCGGCATTACAGGTTGCACCTATCAAAGCAACCACACATCTGGATGTAGAGCACTCCCAGAGAAGTACATCAGGAAGCGAAGCCGTTAATGTATTTTCTGTTTCGGGATCTACAACCGTTCCGTTTTTGCATCCGGGATGCGTTGCAGATATTCACATGAGAAAGCCGGATAGCAATGAGACTTCCTACTTTACAAAGGTCATGGTCACTGAAGCTGTTCATGAAATTGATACAATTGGGCATTACACAGGAACTTTTGAATCCATAGCGGCTGATACAGGCTTTTTACCCAAACCGGAATTTAAAGTACCTGCTGCCCAACCGCAGATAGCAACAGTAATCTCAAATGCTGATCCGGAAGGCCAGGGAAGAGTTCAGGTAAGATTTGACTGGCAGATGAATGATACCACTCACTTTGTCCGGGTAATGAGTCCGGATGCAGGAGGAACCGATCAGATTACTCAGAACCGTGGGTATGTGGCAATTCCTGAAGTGGGAGATCAGGTAATGGTGAATTTTGTCCATAGCCATCCGGACAGACCCTTCGTGATGGGAGGAATGTTCCATGGAGGAATAGGCCTTGGCGGTGGAGCAGATAACCGTGTAAAATCTATCCAGACAAGAAGCGGCCACAGAATCGTTTTTACAGAAGATGAAAGTATTATTATTACTGATAAAAGCGGAAATGAGATCCATCTGGATACTACAGGAAGTAATATCAATATCACAGCACCGGAAACCATGACCCTGAACTGCAAAAATATGAACATTAATGTCGGGGAGAATATGACTACGACGGTGGGAATGAATAAGTCTGATAGTATCGGATTAAATAATACCGAGACTGTAGGCGCTATGAAACTTACCTCGGTCATAGGAAATGTGAGTACATTCATTACGGGTAAGCTTACTGAGATCATTGAAGGAGATGTGCATAGTGAAACAAAGAAGGAAAGAAATGAGATTTCGGAGAAGGAAATCAACATTACTTCCAATGCTTCCATTAATAAACATGCCCAGCAGGAAGTACAAAATAACAGCGGTGAGAAATCTAAAGCGCATTAACCATGAGCAGAACGAGAATTGTAAAAGGCACCTACAACAAAATCTCACATGAAAATCATAATATGTATTCTCAGGAGAGTATTATTTCACGTGCCATGAAATGGATTTCTGAAAAGGGGAATGCTAAAGGGGTGAGTCATAATACTCCCCAATCTCCACCACTACAACAGCTGATACAATTGATTGTGCAATTCAGACCGAATAAAAACTGGAAAGGAGAGTTTGGTTTTGATTGGATGAGAATAGGAGATACGAGCCTTTTTAATGATCAAAAATTTGAGGATATTGTAGCATATCAGTATGAAGATGCCAAGTTTACAACAAAAGTAAAAAACGGCAATAAATATGATGGATACTTTAAGGTTAGCGAAACGATGTTTAATAACTTAAAAAAAGAGTATAATCCTTTCAGTGTTGCATGGAAAACGAAAAAAGATAAAACAGGAAAAGATGTTCCTGAAGAATACTTCATACCGTGGCTATCTATCCTAAAAGATAAAGAAATTAAGATTACTTTTTTTGCGGAAATCCAACAAGAAGCTGATTATTTGGAGTTTACCAAATCTGATTATTTTACTTTTACTCCTGATAAAATAGAAATAAAAGGTAAAAAGAAAATAGCTTTGAACGATTATGAAGTTACAATCAAATGCATAAAAGAGTTAACAAGTAACCAGACTATAGAGTTAAAAGCTTTTAAAACTGAAGCAGGAGCAACTGTTGAATCAATTGCCGGGAAAATAAATGTCTGGGCCAATGATAATACAAAACAGAAGAAAAAAGATGTTGTATTTGTTGAGATAAAAACTCCGGAATTGTCAACAGGATCAGGGAAGAATAAACCTAATATTAATGATGAAAAAAATAGGATAAATCAATATCTTGAGCAAGCATATATCAAATTATCGGATGATTCAGATATTGTTGAATTAGATTTAACAGCAGATAAAAATTTTATTGACTTCGTAACCAGTGGTGAAGTAGATCCTGGTAAAATGAGTGGTGGAAAAGAACTACAGGATTATTTGAAAGTTCAATTGGAAAAGGCTTATCCTAAGAAATATACAAAGCATTTCAAAGCATTTTATTTTGCTGAGCATGGTTATGCTGCAAGAGGGCACGTTTCCGGATATTCAAATTATGGAGCAGATTATGTGGTCGTATTTAAAAGTAAAAACGAGCAGACAGCAGCACATGAATTTCTTCATTCAATGAATTTAGCCCATACATTTGCAAATAAGGAGGCATCTTCTCATGCATTGTATACGTATGAATATAGAAAGACAGATAATTTATTAGATTATTCGCATCATGGAGGAAATGATAATAAGCGATGTTCATTATATTATTGGCAATGGAAAAAAGCTAATTCATCTATAAAATAGGTTGTTATGAATAAAATAATAGTGTTAATGTGGTTGAGTATGTTTATACAATGCCAATCTCAAAAAATAGACAAATATATGATACCAATTGTTGATAATAAGTATGAAAAATTTGATATCGAAAATTTCCAAAAGAAATCAGTAAGAGGATACTTGAAAGTGCGGGAAAATAACAATACCTACATTCAGGATTTTCAATCACCAGGTTATAGAGAAATAATTTATAATGATAATTTGTTTTATAAGGTCACTAAATTTTTCTATGGTAATGGTAATATTGAGAAAAAAGGATGTTTGTTCAATGAAGGCTCAGTAGTTGGTATTTGGTATCATTTTGACGAATCTGGTAAGCTCCTTAAAGAGGAAAACATGGATGAAGGCTACGACTTTAAACCTGCAGATATTATTGCATACTGCGAAAAGAATAAAATTGATCTGCCTAAAGGCTACCATGATTCTGGTTACCAGTCCAGAGTATTAAAACAGGATTTTGAAGGCAAAAAAGTATGGAGAATTTCTCATCAAATTGCAGGCGACAAAATAGAAGAAATCATTCTGGATGGTAAAACAGGAAAAGAGCTTCAGAAAAAAACAGTACCGTTTTATAATCCATAATTCTTGTTGGGTCTTTTCTACAATGCCAATCTCAGGAATTACAAAAAACAATGATTCCAAAAGTTAGTAATGAATTTGAAAAGATTACTTATGATAAAAAAAGTAATAAAAACGTCCTTAATTTTTTTATCCGTTTTAGTTTTTTCTCAAAATAAATCTGAGCAAAAATTGATATCTAAAATAAATAAAGAACTATCAGATCCTGATATCATAAAAATAGAATCCGCCGGAGAAGAATGGAGTCATGACAACCTGATTGTTTATCTCAAAAATAAAGTTCCCATATTGATTATTAGAGAAAAAAATACGATAACGAATGCAGAACATACAGATTTTACAAATTCTACAGTAAAAGAAAATATTGTTGCAAAATTTTATTTTCAGGATTGGAAGCAAAATAAATTTGTAAGAGTTGGAAAAATAGAAAGCGAATATCAGCAATATGGGCATAAAGAGGAGGAAAAAAACAGACAATATCATTCAAAAAAAGAAATGAATAAAGAATTTGTTTTTGATTATGAAGTAGATAGGGTGAATTCATTAATTCAGCAATATTAATAACCTCTTTTAGTTATAATCCGATAGAGGTCATCAGGGTAAAACAAAAAATCATATTTCTTCTCTATTTGAAGAATTAACTATCTTTATATCATTTAGAATAAAATAACTAATTTTAGCATCATAAAAAGAACAATTTTTTATACCCTGATAAAAGGGATGGAAAATATGGATCGAAACCATCAAATCAGCACATAAAACAGAACGCAAATATATTAATATAAGAAAATTATAAATGGGAGTACTAGTAACCAACGAAACCGTAAAGCAACTATTTCACATTGCTCAGTCGATAGCGAAGGAAAATTATAATGGAACTTATGGTGGCCCGCACATCCTGCAGGCTTTAATGCATAAAGATATCGGACTTAATGAATTCCTGAAAAGCATAGATAAAGATCCGGGATACTTCTATGAATGGGCAGATGTCCGCATCGAAGAATATCCGAAAACCAGTCATCTTCCCGATGAAGTAGGGCAGGATGATGCAGTGGATACCCTTATTGAAGAAGCTGACGATATCCGTTTAAAATTAGGACTGGATGAGATTACTCCTATCTGCATCCTTACAGCCATTGTAAAACCACAGGTTGTATTCTCTCTTCAGCAGTTAAAATCACTTCCTTTGAGAGAACATGAAATCTTTAATCTATATAGAAAAGATACTCCGTTTACTGTTTCAGAAGATGGGAACTTCTCATCATTATTTTCAAATGGTTCAGACTATTCAGATTCTTCCTTTCCTTCTATTAAAAGCTACTGTGTAGACAGAACGGCACAGGCAAGAAAAGGAGAAATCGAAAATATCATCGGCAGGGACAAAGAACTCAGAATGCTGGTGGAAATTCTTTGTCGCAGAAGCAAACCGAATGTGATCATCATCGGGGAGCCGGGAGTAGGAAAGACAGCTTTGGTAGAAGGCTTTGCTACAGAAATTATTAAAGGAAATGTTCCTGAAATGCTTAAAAACGGAACCCTTTTAGAACTTGATACCGGAGCATTGCTAGCCGGAACTTCTTATAAAGGTGAAATTGAAGACCGCCTGAAAAAAGTCATCAATGAATGTAAGAAAATTGAAAAAGCCATTCTTTTCATTGATGAAATCCATACCCTATTAGACCCGAAAGGAAGCATCGGAAACGTTGCCAATCTCCTGAAACCTGAGCTTGCCAGAGGTGAAATTACCGTAATTGGAGCCACGACACAGGAAGAATACAGAAAAATTATTGAGCCTGAACAGGCTTTCAACCGTCGTTTTGAAGTGTTAACCGTTCTTGAACCGGACGAGAAGACCTGTGTCAAAATGATAGATGTACTCCTTGAAGGGTACAAAAAACACCACGGTATTGAAGTAGAAAAAACAGCCCTTCCGGAATGCGTACGTCTTGCAAAAAGATATGCCAAAGGTAAAAAATTGCCGGATGCAGCTATTGATTTGTTAGACCGAACAATGGCCGCGATCAAAATGCTTGATGAACTTTCCGAAAAAGAACTTGAAAGCTGGAAAGAAAGTTATGATGCAATTTTGAAGGAAGAATATGCAGACAGCAAAGATAAAGCAGATGAACTGATCTGGACTTACAACCTGTTGAGAGACAAAATAAGCCCGATTCTTTGGGGATCACTGAGTGAACAGCCTTCGATTGACAACTCTATGCCCGTAGATCAGATCCAGAAGATTATTGAAGATACTTATGCAGAACTTCTGCAACATGCGGCCAAGAAAAGAGAAAAGGTAGACAGATTGGAACTGGCTGCTGTAATGGCTGCAAAAACCAATATCCCAATCGGGAAAATCCAGGCCCAGGAAAAAGAAAAACTCCTCAATATGGAATCCCTTCTGTTGAACAGAGTGGTAGGACAGGACCATGCATTGAAAATCCTTTCGGACGCTATTGTTGAAAATCGAAGCGGATTGAATAAGCCGGGGCAACCTATCGGATCCTTCTTCCTTCTGGGACCTACCGGAACCGGTAAAACAGAGCTCGCGAAATCAATGGCAGAATTACTTTTCAACGATGAAAAGGCAATGGTACGCTTTGATATGTCAGAATTTAAAGAAGAACATTCCGCAGCATTGCTATACGGAGCGCCTCCGGGATATGTAGGATATGAAGAAGGGGGTATGCTGGTAAATAAAATAAGACAACAGCCTTATACTGTAGTTTTATTTGATGAAATTGAAAAAGCCCATCATTCTGTGTTTGATGTATTCCTTCAGATTATGGATGAAGGGAAAGTTCATGATAAATTAGGGAAAGAAGGAGATTTTAGTAATGCATTGATTCTGTTTACTTCCAATATCGGAAGTGAAGAAATTGTAAAACAGTTTGAAGAAGGAAAAATTCCGGAATCATCTTCACTGATGCAGATTATGTCAAATTCAGGACGGTTCAGACCTGAGTTCCTGGCAAGAATTACAGAGATCATTCCTTTTGCACCAATTACAGAATCCATTGCAGAGAGAATCTTTAATATTCAGCTGAAATCACTTCATACATCCTTGACAAGGCTCGGTATCACTTTAAAAATAAGTGATGATGCTGTGAGAAACCTTGCTTTAGGTGGATTCAGCAGTAAGTACGGAGCAAGACAGATCTCTGGAGTCATTCGTGCACAGTTGGCAAGACCTATCTCTAAAATGATTGTCAGAGAAGAAGTGAAATCCGGGCAGACTATCCATGTAGATTGGAATAAAGAAGAAGAAAAACTAAGCTGGAAAGTAGATTAAGTATACAGTAAAAAGGCAGATCTGCAAACCGCTTTTTTGCCTTTTGCTTATAAATAAAATTAACATGAAAACGATTGTCAGAAATATCTTTACAGGTTTACTATTAATAGGAACTGTTGTTTTGGTAAACGGACAGTTTCTTGCCGCTTCCGATACCTCGGAAAGCAGTGTGAAAAAGTACAGAAGTATCATTAATGCCAATAAAGATCTGGTAGAATTTATTGAGCAGTTACTTCTCCAGAAAGGACTTCCCAAACATTTGAGAAACCTGGCTCTGATTGAGTCTAATTTTGACAGAAATATCACCTCAGGAGCCGGAGCTGTAGGGGTTTGGCAGTTTATGACTGCACACGCCAACCAGTACGGACTTACTGAGCAGGGACGTACGGATCTCTATAAAAGTACCAAAACAGCGGCTATTTCTTTAAGCAACCTCTATAAAAAGTATAATAATTGGGTGACGGTAGTAGCTGCTTACAACTGTGGCGAAGGAAATATAGCGAAAGCAATGGAAGCTGCAGGTTCCTCTCAATATCATGAATTTTATAAATATCTTCCGGGGGAAACTATTAATCACGTAAAGAAATACCTGAATGCATGTTATGCTACCGGAGAGCTTCAGAGTGTGCTGAATAATTATAATTCATCAAGGATCAATAAGGTATTTTTTGAAGGAGACCGGAAAGAAACTGCTGCTGCACTTTCAGAAACAGAAATCAATGCCGGATTTAATCTTAACGTAGTTGCAGCCGAACTGAATATAGGAGTAGATAAAATTCTTGCCTGGAATCCGGGAATTGTAGAAGAACTGCAGAAAAAAGGGGAAAGCCCTTTCTATCTTCCGGTTGATCTGATGCCCGATTTTCTGCTGAGAAAAAATAAAATATTGGTTCGTTCCATAAAAGAAGGAGGAAAGACTCAACAGTAAACAGTAAATAAAATTGAATAAAATAAATAAGCGGCAGGTTTCTTACTTGCTGCTTTTTTGTATTGTTAAAAACATACTAATTTTATTAAAAGAATCTTAATATTTCTCAGTAATGTGTAAAATTATTGATTTTAATTATCCTTTTTAAATGTGTTGAAAGCCTTTATTAATCGTGTTTATAATGAATTTGTTAAATCCAATGTCGTAGAATTACGACAACAAATCGTAGAACTACTACACTTTTTCAGATTTATATTGAAAAGTTTTTTTTAGCAGTAAAGAGCGTCTATCTTTGTTAACACAATCACCGAATCACAAAATATTAACGATTAAAATTTACAATCATGGCCGAAAGAAATTCAAGAGGAATCTTAAAATTCAACAATGGAGAAGGACAAAAGCTGTTAAAAATGAACTACAGCGTATCAAGATCTACAGACGTATCAGGACGTGTAGCATCAGACCCTTCCAACGCATTAATCAAGGTTACGGTAGAAGCTACTGAAAAATCAGACATCCTTGAAAGTTTATTAAACGGTAAATACAAACCAACAGTAGGAGAAATCACATTCAACAAATCTCATGAAGAAGGAACACTGATCACTCTGAAATGGGAAAACGGATACGTAATCCAGCACGAAGTAGACTTCGACGCCATCGACAGCAACAGTATGCTGATCAGCTTCGTAGTAAGTGCTGAAACTATTGATTACGGTAATTCTCAGTACGCAGGACTATGGCCTTCAGCAGGTAAATAAGCCTATTCATCATCTTAGTAAAAATAAAATTGGTACAGAACAGCCCTTGTAAAAGTTTGCTGTTCTGTTTTCTGCTTTACAATAAGTTTCAGATAAATAATCCAGTACATAGAAAACGATATCTGGAATTTAACGAGCTGGTAATAATACCGACAGCTTCAATTCAATATTTATTAACTTAAACACGTAACACTATGTTTCAAGATGATAAAACCAAAATAAAGAATTCTCAACAATCTATCAGCCAGGATACAGAGACGATCAAAAAAACTGCACAGGAAAATGCGGTTGCGAAAGCAGAGGAAAAAGTAAGCAAAGCAGGGGATAAAATAAAAAAGACAGCAGAAACCGCACAGCATGTAAACTCAGCACAGGAAACAGGTAAGTTTCTGAATCAAACATTGGTTTCCAATGATCCTTCCGTTGTTGAGACAAAAGTGTGGGCCAGGCAGCCTACTTCAAAAATACATAATGCAGAAGCTATTTCTCAGAGTTATATAGCAGGAATCAACCGGGTCATCAAGCTCGATGTCATCATAGAAGGACAGATCATTAATCATTTTAATCATTTTAAGCTGGTACAGAGTGCTACCAGGCATCATGAATTCAGTCTGATGCTGGCCCATGATACTTTAGGTAAACCGGAAAATCATAACCTGGAAGAAGCTCAGAGATTTTTAGGAAAAAGAATTACTGTTGTTTTCAAATATAAAGATATTGAGAAAGGTGCTGAACGTAATTTTGTAGGAGTGATTACAGAAGTGGGATTCAGCCAGGAAAAAGGAAGTCTTGGAAATATTATGATCAAAGGCTACAGCCCAACTG belongs to Chryseobacterium gleum and includes:
- the tssD gene encoding type VI secretion system tube protein TssD translates to MAERNSRGILKFNNGEGQKLLKMNYSVSRSTDVSGRVASDPSNALIKVTVEATEKSDILESLLNGKYKPTVGEITFNKSHEEGTLITLKWENGYVIQHEVDFDAIDSNSMLISFVVSAETIDYGNSQYAGLWPSAGK
- a CDS encoding lytic transglycosylase domain-containing protein; amino-acid sequence: MKTIVRNIFTGLLLIGTVVLVNGQFLAASDTSESSVKKYRSIINANKDLVEFIEQLLLQKGLPKHLRNLALIESNFDRNITSGAGAVGVWQFMTAHANQYGLTEQGRTDLYKSTKTAAISLSNLYKKYNNWVTVVAAYNCGEGNIAKAMEAAGSSQYHEFYKYLPGETINHVKKYLNACYATGELQSVLNNYNSSRINKVFFEGDRKETAAALSETEINAGFNLNVVAAELNIGVDKILAWNPGIVEELQKKGESPFYLPVDLMPDFLLRKNKILVRSIKEGGKTQQ
- a CDS encoding type VI secretion system Vgr family protein, which produces MKTESKTKGSSFRPSQNADGISENHHTGINRLVKLSLVVEGKIIKYYKHFTLKQKAGHHHEFNLILAHDALGDRQSHTLEEANKFLGKRLTAVMSYKDIENSPERNFVGVITKVGFSQEKMSLGNIVLSGYSPTILLDGAPHIQSFGGGQPVNMGIIAEEVIKQGLDKERFDIRVDTNDYSQIIYSSQYNETHYNYLARMAEAYGEQFYYDGEVLHFGKLPPQNKPIKLMYGSNADNIRVELKAVHTKPQYYGYNSSKNEKLTSGETPVSHLGDLARTAYSHNDKIYKTPALQVAPIKATTHLDVEHSQRSTSGSEAVNVFSVSGSTTVPFLHPGCVADIHMRKPDSNETSYFTKVMVTEAVHEIDTIGHYTGTFESIAADTGFLPKPEFKVPAAQPQIATVISNADPEGQGRVQVRFDWQMNDTTHFVRVMSPDAGGTDQITQNRGYVAIPEVGDQVMVNFVHSHPDRPFVMGGMFHGGIGLGGGADNRVKSIQTRSGHRIVFTEDESIIITDKSGNEIHLDTTGSNINITAPETMTLNCKNMNINVGENMTTTVGMNKSDSIGLNNTETVGAMKLTSVIGNVSTFITGKLTEIIEGDVHSETKKERNEISEKEINITSNASINKHAQQEVQNNSGEKSKAH
- the tssD gene encoding type VI secretion system tube protein TssD, whose protein sequence is MAERNSRGILKFNNGEGQKLLKMNYSVSRSTDVSGRVASDPSNALIKVTVEATEKSDILESLLNGKYKPTVGEITFNKSHEEGTLITLKWENGYVIQHQVDFDAIDSNSMLISFVVSAETIDYGTSQYAGLWPSS
- a CDS encoding ATP-dependent Clp protease ATP-binding subunit, with amino-acid sequence MGVLVTNETVKQLFHIAQSIAKENYNGTYGGPHILQALMHKDIGLNEFLKSIDKDPGYFYEWADVRIEEYPKTSHLPDEVGQDDAVDTLIEEADDIRLKLGLDEITPICILTAIVKPQVVFSLQQLKSLPLREHEIFNLYRKDTPFTVSEDGNFSSLFSNGSDYSDSSFPSIKSYCVDRTAQARKGEIENIIGRDKELRMLVEILCRRSKPNVIIIGEPGVGKTALVEGFATEIIKGNVPEMLKNGTLLELDTGALLAGTSYKGEIEDRLKKVINECKKIEKAILFIDEIHTLLDPKGSIGNVANLLKPELARGEITVIGATTQEEYRKIIEPEQAFNRRFEVLTVLEPDEKTCVKMIDVLLEGYKKHHGIEVEKTALPECVRLAKRYAKGKKLPDAAIDLLDRTMAAIKMLDELSEKELESWKESYDAILKEEYADSKDKADELIWTYNLLRDKISPILWGSLSEQPSIDNSMPVDQIQKIIEDTYAELLQHAAKKREKVDRLELAAVMAAKTNIPIGKIQAQEKEKLLNMESLLLNRVVGQDHALKILSDAIVENRSGLNKPGQPIGSFFLLGPTGTGKTELAKSMAELLFNDEKAMVRFDMSEFKEEHSAALLYGAPPGYVGYEEGGMLVNKIRQQPYTVVLFDEIEKAHHSVFDVFLQIMDEGKVHDKLGKEGDFSNALILFTSNIGSEEIVKQFEEGKIPESSSLMQIMSNSGRFRPEFLARITEIIPFAPITESIAERIFNIQLKSLHTSLTRLGITLKISDDAVRNLALGGFSSKYGARQISGVIRAQLARPISKMIVREEVKSGQTIHVDWNKEEEKLSWKVD